One window of Pectobacterium carotovorum genomic DNA carries:
- a CDS encoding MFS transporter, protein MSNLPSSAPNGWPISTADDADDIAPKSSGKTPYITRGTPQFMRVTLALFSAGLATFALLYCVQPLLPVLSQDFGISPATSSLSLSVSTVMLAFGLLFTGPLSDTIGRKNVMVVSLMLAAICTIICAFMTSWNGVLIMRAMMGLSLSGVAAVAMSYLSEEIHPSVLAFSMGLYISGNSIGGMSGRLVSGVLTDYFPWRVAIGTIGVLALIAAITFWRILPESRHFRPGSLRPKTLLLNSKLHWRDSGLPLLFLEGFLLMGAFVTLFNYIGYRLLASPYLLSQAVVGLLSIVYLTGSYSSPKAGALTARYGRGPVLSIAILLMLAGLGMTALSPLFSIFGGMMLFTAGFFAAHSVASSWIGQRARRAKGQASSMYLFSYYLGSSLAGTLGGFFWHAFGWMGITVFLSALLLLALGVSLMLKKRL, encoded by the coding sequence GTGAGTAATCTGCCATCTTCTGCACCAAATGGCTGGCCTATTTCTACAGCCGACGATGCGGATGATATTGCCCCTAAGTCTTCTGGTAAAACGCCTTATATCACGCGTGGTACGCCGCAATTTATGCGCGTCACGCTGGCGCTGTTTTCTGCTGGTTTAGCGACGTTTGCCCTGCTGTATTGTGTTCAGCCGCTGCTGCCGGTGCTATCTCAGGATTTCGGTATTTCGCCAGCGACCAGCAGCCTGTCGCTTTCCGTATCGACCGTGATGCTGGCGTTTGGGCTACTGTTCACTGGCCCACTCTCCGACACGATCGGTCGTAAGAATGTGATGGTTGTGTCCTTAATGCTGGCTGCAATTTGCACCATCATTTGCGCATTTATGACCAGTTGGAACGGCGTGTTGATTATGCGAGCGATGATGGGCCTGTCGTTAAGCGGTGTTGCGGCCGTCGCCATGAGCTACCTGAGTGAAGAAATTCACCCCAGCGTGCTGGCGTTTTCGATGGGGTTATATATCAGCGGAAACTCGATTGGCGGCATGAGCGGACGTCTGGTTAGTGGCGTTTTAACGGATTATTTCCCGTGGCGGGTTGCTATCGGCACGATCGGCGTACTGGCGCTCATTGCGGCGATCACGTTCTGGCGTATTCTACCCGAATCACGGCATTTTCGTCCCGGTTCACTGCGCCCGAAAACACTGCTGCTGAATAGCAAACTGCACTGGCGCGATTCAGGTTTACCGCTGCTGTTCCTTGAGGGATTTTTACTGATGGGCGCGTTCGTTACCCTGTTTAACTACATTGGGTATCGGTTGCTGGCTTCGCCTTATTTACTCAGTCAAGCAGTGGTTGGCTTACTTTCCATTGTCTATCTCACAGGGAGTTATAGTTCGCCAAAAGCCGGTGCATTAACGGCTCGCTACGGACGCGGCCCGGTGCTGAGTATTGCGATCCTTTTGATGCTAGCAGGACTGGGAATGACGGCACTGAGCCCGCTATTCTCGATCTTTGGCGGGATGATGCTCTTTACCGCCGGCTTCTTCGCCGCTCACTCGGTAGCCAGCAGTTGGATTGGCCAACGGGCGCGGCGCGCAAAAGGTCAGGCGTCATCAATGTATCTCTTTTCTTACTATCTGGGTTCAAGTCTGGCCGGCACGCTGGGGGGATTCTTCTGGCACGCGTTTGGGTGGATGGGTATCACCGTCTTTTTGAGCGCACTCTTACTGCTCGCGCTGGGAGTGAGTCTGATGCTTAAAAAACGCCTTTAA
- a CDS encoding MFS transporter, protein MKTENNQKQIPVPHRHWILIACMLAMFTAAIEVTIVATALPTIIADLGGFSLLGWVFAGYLLTQSISIPIYGRLADLYGRKKIFFFGMIVFLLGSILCGFSTQMGWLIVFRTLQGLGAGAITPIAFTIVADVYSSTERPKIQGYLSSVWGFSAIIGPLLGAFIVQHFNWALVFWVNVPIGLFSIFLLARYLPTMNTVRQHQLDWMGAFYLIVSVASLLMALLQAEVFGYWVIPLLAISAVGSILLVRQEKRTPEPLFPLALWRNRVIIAGNLGGLVVGAAMMGVSAFLPTFIQGVMGKTPLEAGSILAMMSIGWPLASTLSGRLMLWTSYRFTAMLGGIVLLIGSLTLLTVQPDSNLMWARLAAFLIGSGMGLSSTTFLVSIQNSVDYSIRGIATASAMFTRMLGSALGTAILGATLNISLHWRLPEVSDPLQTLMDPAKRILLSVNQLDTLASQVASSIHGVFIVSALIAAITLLSARMIPASQRPGQAETRQK, encoded by the coding sequence ATGAAAACAGAGAATAACCAGAAACAAATACCTGTCCCGCATCGCCATTGGATTTTAATTGCCTGTATGTTGGCCATGTTCACGGCTGCGATTGAAGTGACGATTGTCGCCACCGCGCTACCCACCATCATCGCAGATTTAGGCGGGTTTTCCCTATTGGGCTGGGTCTTTGCGGGTTATTTGCTGACGCAGTCGATCAGTATTCCAATTTATGGCCGATTGGCCGATCTGTATGGCCGCAAAAAGATATTCTTCTTCGGCATGATCGTGTTCCTGCTGGGGTCGATTCTGTGCGGATTTTCGACGCAGATGGGCTGGCTGATTGTCTTCCGCACCTTGCAAGGACTGGGGGCGGGCGCGATTACTCCGATTGCCTTCACTATTGTTGCTGATGTTTACAGCTCAACCGAACGCCCCAAAATACAGGGCTATTTGTCCAGCGTGTGGGGCTTTTCCGCGATTATCGGCCCGCTGTTGGGGGCGTTTATCGTGCAACACTTCAACTGGGCTTTGGTCTTCTGGGTTAACGTGCCGATTGGGCTGTTCTCCATCTTCCTGCTGGCTCGTTATCTGCCAACGATGAATACCGTGCGCCAGCATCAGTTGGACTGGATGGGGGCGTTTTATCTGATCGTATCCGTCGCCAGTTTACTGATGGCGCTGCTACAGGCTGAGGTGTTTGGCTACTGGGTGATCCCGCTGCTTGCGATTTCCGCCGTGGGCAGCATTCTGCTGGTTCGACAGGAAAAGCGTACGCCGGAGCCGCTGTTTCCGCTGGCGCTGTGGCGCAATCGGGTCATTATCGCCGGTAACCTCGGCGGGTTAGTCGTCGGGGCAGCCATGATGGGCGTGAGCGCCTTTTTGCCGACGTTTATTCAGGGCGTAATGGGTAAAACACCGCTGGAAGCAGGCAGTATACTGGCGATGATGTCGATTGGCTGGCCGCTGGCCAGCACGCTAAGCGGGCGGTTAATGCTGTGGACGTCTTACCGGTTTACGGCAATGCTCGGCGGTATTGTGCTACTTATCGGCAGCCTGACGCTTCTGACCGTTCAGCCGGACAGTAATCTCATGTGGGCACGGCTCGCAGCATTTTTGATCGGCTCAGGAATGGGGCTGAGTAGCACCACGTTTTTGGTATCGATACAAAACTCGGTGGACTACTCCATTCGCGGCATCGCAACGGCCTCTGCCATGTTTACCCGTATGCTGGGTTCCGCGTTGGGAACGGCAATCCTTGGTGCCACGCTGAACATCAGTCTGCACTGGCGATTGCCGGAAGTAAGCGATCCACTCCAGACGCTCATGGATCCGGCTAAGCGCATCCTGCTGAGCGTAAACCAGCTCGATACGCTGGCATCGCAAGTCGCCTCGTCAATCCACGGGGTATTTATCGTTTCGGCACTCATCGCGGCCATCACGCTGCTTTCCGCCAGAATGATCCCAGCAAGCCAGCGGCCGGGGCAGGCTGAAACCAGACAAAAATAA
- the bioD gene encoding ATP-dependent dethiobiotin synthetase BioD — protein MLKRIFVTGTDTAVGKTVVSKALLQKLALAGKSVAGYKPIAKGCEETEAGLRNKDALLLQAASTLELPYNMVNPIALREDEISASEGTIDYCTMTQGLRHMGETADIVVVEGTGGWRTVMNDLRPYSEWVVQEQLPVVLVVGIKLGCISHALLTAQAIINDGLPLVGWVANRINPGLANYAEIIHVLRKKIPAPQLGELPYLPRAEQRDLSSYIDLSAVSY, from the coding sequence ATGTTGAAACGTATTTTTGTCACTGGTACTGATACCGCCGTTGGCAAAACAGTGGTATCCAAGGCGCTACTGCAAAAACTGGCGCTGGCAGGCAAATCGGTTGCGGGCTACAAACCGATAGCAAAAGGGTGCGAAGAGACGGAAGCGGGGCTGCGTAATAAAGATGCACTGCTGCTACAAGCCGCCTCCACGCTAGAATTGCCCTATAACATGGTTAACCCCATCGCACTCCGAGAAGATGAAATCAGCGCCAGTGAAGGAACCATTGATTACTGCACGATGACGCAAGGCCTGCGTCACATGGGCGAAACCGCTGATATTGTAGTCGTTGAAGGCACGGGCGGATGGCGGACTGTCATGAATGATCTGCGTCCGTATTCCGAATGGGTGGTGCAGGAACAGCTGCCTGTTGTGCTGGTTGTTGGCATCAAACTGGGTTGTATCAGCCATGCGCTGCTGACGGCACAGGCGATCATCAATGATGGTTTACCGCTGGTTGGTTGGGTCGCTAACCGTATTAACCCCGGGCTGGCTAATTACGCAGAAATCATTCACGTTCTGCGGAAAAAAATTCCGGCACCACAACTGGGCGAACTGCCTTACTTGCCACGCGCTGAGCAGCGGGATCTCTCGTCTTATATCGATCTTTCTGCCGTCAGCTACTAA
- a CDS encoding LysR family transcriptional regulator — MNIELRHLRYFIAVAEELHFGRAAERLRISQPPLSQQIQILEEQVGAKLLARNNRNVQLTPAGKMFLKEAWSIISQVDQAAERASRIQRGEIGELTIGFTSSAPFIKKISSSLLRFRQIYPEVHIQMMELNTKQQIEPLLNGKLDIGIMRNNPLPDALDHQLLLSEPLIAVVQESHPLAQQDAGRAISITQLANEPFVFFSRAVGTALYDDTLTLLKRYGISPYITQEVGEAMTIVGLVSAGLGVSILPASFLRIRVDGVKYLLLEEEDATTEVWLVTARHQPQSAAAKVLMSLMLEK, encoded by the coding sequence ATGAATATTGAATTACGCCACCTTCGCTATTTTATTGCGGTCGCTGAAGAGCTGCATTTTGGCCGAGCCGCAGAAAGATTACGCATTTCCCAGCCGCCACTGAGCCAGCAGATTCAAATTTTGGAGGAGCAGGTGGGGGCAAAGCTTCTGGCACGTAACAACCGTAATGTCCAGCTAACACCAGCTGGCAAGATGTTCCTGAAAGAAGCCTGGTCAATTATCAGCCAAGTTGATCAAGCGGCCGAACGCGCATCTCGCATTCAACGCGGCGAAATTGGGGAATTAACGATTGGTTTTACGTCGTCCGCGCCGTTTATCAAAAAGATCTCCAGCAGCCTGCTGCGTTTTCGCCAAATCTACCCGGAAGTGCATATTCAGATGATGGAGCTTAATACCAAACAGCAAATTGAACCGCTGCTGAACGGTAAGCTTGATATCGGCATTATGCGCAACAACCCGTTGCCAGACGCATTGGATCATCAGTTGCTGCTGAGTGAACCGCTGATTGCCGTCGTGCAGGAGTCCCATCCGTTAGCGCAGCAGGACGCAGGGCGTGCCATCAGCATTACACAGCTGGCGAATGAACCGTTTGTTTTCTTCTCCCGTGCGGTTGGAACCGCGCTGTATGATGATACGCTGACGCTGCTGAAACGCTATGGCATCAGCCCCTATATTACGCAAGAAGTGGGCGAGGCGATGACCATCGTTGGGTTGGTATCCGCGGGATTAGGCGTGTCCATCTTGCCTGCGTCGTTTTTGCGTATTCGGGTCGATGGCGTGAAATATTTGCTGCTGGAAGAAGAGGACGCCACAACGGAAGTTTGGTTGGTGACGGCACGACATCAGCCGCAAAGTGCTGCTGCGAAAGTACTGATGTCGCTGATGCTGGAAAAGTAA
- a CDS encoding ROK family protein, protein MIADGQPGHIDQIKQMNAGAAYRLIDKYGPISRIELSKRTQLAPASITKIVRELLEAHLVQETEYQDVGSRGRPAIGLILDTEAWHYLSARISHNTLLLALRDLSSKLVVEEDIPLPAEAPQPLLDRILNEIDLFFIRHQKRLERLTAIAITAPGMIDASKGIIHRMPFYDVEEMAIGSALEQRTGLPVYLQHDICAWTMAEALYGASRDCQNVIQVVIDHNVGAGVITGGRILHAGSRNLVEIGHTQVDPYGKRCYCGNHGCLENVASTENMLELAQQRMNTSMSSLLHGSPLSVESLCDAALKGDQLAKDIINDVGHNVGRIVAIMVNLFNPDKILVGSPLNKAASILHPAILGCIQQQSFPPYSHNIQVEATQFYNQGTMPGAALVKDALYNGSLLVKLLQG, encoded by the coding sequence GTGATAGCCGACGGTCAACCAGGACACATCGATCAAATCAAACAAATGAATGCCGGAGCGGCGTATCGGCTGATCGATAAGTACGGCCCGATATCACGTATCGAACTGTCTAAACGCACTCAGCTCGCGCCTGCCAGTATTACCAAAATCGTCCGCGAACTGCTGGAAGCCCATCTGGTACAGGAAACTGAATATCAGGATGTGGGCAGCAGGGGGCGTCCCGCTATCGGCCTGATTCTGGATACAGAAGCCTGGCACTATCTTTCTGCACGCATCAGCCACAATACCCTGTTATTGGCGCTGCGCGATCTCAGCAGTAAACTGGTTGTAGAAGAAGACATCCCACTTCCCGCAGAAGCGCCGCAGCCGCTGCTTGATCGTATTTTGAATGAGATCGACCTATTTTTTATTCGTCATCAAAAACGGTTGGAGCGACTAACCGCCATCGCGATCACCGCACCGGGGATGATTGATGCCAGCAAAGGTATTATTCACCGGATGCCGTTTTACGACGTTGAGGAAATGGCGATTGGCTCGGCACTGGAACAGCGTACGGGGTTGCCGGTGTATTTGCAGCATGATATCTGCGCATGGACGATGGCCGAAGCGCTATACGGCGCATCACGCGATTGCCAAAATGTAATTCAGGTGGTGATCGATCATAACGTCGGTGCAGGCGTGATTACCGGCGGACGCATTCTGCATGCAGGAAGCCGGAATCTGGTCGAAATCGGGCACACACAGGTCGATCCTTATGGAAAACGTTGCTATTGCGGCAATCACGGCTGTCTGGAAAACGTCGCCAGCACGGAAAACATGCTGGAGCTGGCACAGCAACGTATGAATACTTCAATGAGTTCGCTTCTGCACGGCTCACCGCTTAGCGTTGAGAGCCTGTGTGACGCCGCGCTCAAGGGCGATCAGTTAGCCAAAGATATCATTAATGATGTCGGTCATAACGTAGGCCGCATTGTCGCCATCATGGTGAACCTCTTCAACCCCGATAAAATTCTGGTGGGATCCCCTCTGAATAAAGCTGCCAGCATTCTACACCCCGCCATTTTAGGCTGTATTCAACAGCAATCATTTCCACCCTATAGCCACAACATTCAGGTGGAAGCAACCCAGTTCTACAATCAGGGCACGATGCCTGGTGCCGCACTGGTAAAAGACGCGCTTTATAACGGATCGCTGCTGGTTAAACTGCTACAGGGGTAA
- a CDS encoding YdgA family protein, with translation MKKSLVAVGVIVALGAVWTGASWYTGKQMAQQIDGFTDTLNTKLKQAYPNAGLKVVYRDYQGGIFSSTLAYVLQTDGTAKGAQFLAPGEELVFNETVYHGPFPLAQLKKFNLAPAMASVHTELANTPAIKAWFELTKDKPFFTAETRVAYSGDTQSLVTLAPIDHQTPEQKFSFSGAQAVVDIGHDLRSSKLDTTISSVKMERKNAWGQTENVDLTDFSIKGTNQKGKFDLDLGDGNLSFKAMTFTVEGGEPVTLNDFSLKSSATEDDKNLAGKMAVTLGSLIIGDRNLGSGNVSMSISQLDGAGTKQFLTAYQEKVQKLLQDPAAIDPDAYQQDVAMSVLQYLPQLLKGNPSIAISPISWKNSKGEGTFTLALDLTDPLQSTDKANDATLSDEEKIIRQSVKKLDAKLNVPLDMLAELMIQAAPKPANDEEQKQLADMAKQQVEMMAQIGEGNQLSVTKDNAITSSLHYADGQIDFNGNKIALADFIAPYFSVPTEQGEESLPGAQEEPVTPPAQ, from the coding sequence ATGAAGAAGTCGTTAGTCGCCGTAGGCGTTATTGTTGCTCTGGGTGCAGTCTGGACCGGCGCCTCCTGGTACACCGGCAAACAGATGGCTCAGCAAATTGATGGTTTTACCGATACGCTGAATACCAAGCTCAAGCAAGCCTACCCGAACGCGGGCCTGAAAGTGGTCTATCGCGACTACCAGGGCGGCATTTTCAGCAGTACCCTGGCCTATGTTTTACAGACAGACGGCACAGCAAAAGGGGCGCAGTTCCTTGCGCCTGGCGAAGAACTGGTCTTCAACGAAACCGTGTATCACGGGCCGTTCCCGCTAGCACAGCTCAAGAAATTCAACCTCGCTCCGGCGATGGCATCTGTCCATACCGAGTTGGCCAACACACCCGCCATCAAAGCCTGGTTTGAGCTGACGAAAGATAAGCCGTTCTTTACGGCCGAAACTCGCGTCGCTTACAGCGGTGATACGCAGTCACTCGTTACGCTGGCCCCTATCGACCATCAGACACCAGAACAGAAATTTTCCTTCAGCGGCGCGCAAGCCGTGGTGGATATCGGACACGACCTGCGCAGCAGCAAGCTGGATACCACCATCAGCAGCGTGAAGATGGAAAGGAAAAATGCCTGGGGTCAAACAGAGAACGTCGATCTCACCGATTTCTCCATCAAAGGCACCAATCAAAAAGGCAAATTCGATCTGGATTTAGGCGATGGTAATCTGTCCTTCAAAGCGATGACGTTTACCGTAGAAGGTGGCGAGCCCGTTACGTTGAACGATTTCTCCCTGAAAAGTAGCGCAACGGAAGACGACAAGAATCTGGCAGGCAAAATGGCCGTGACGCTGGGATCGTTAATCATCGGCGACCGCAATCTGGGCTCTGGTAACGTCAGCATGTCCATTTCACAGCTTGATGGCGCGGGCACCAAACAGTTCCTCACCGCCTATCAGGAAAAAGTGCAGAAACTGTTGCAGGATCCGGCCGCTATCGATCCTGACGCTTATCAGCAGGATGTCGCCATGTCTGTTCTGCAATATCTGCCACAGTTGCTGAAAGGCAACCCGAGCATTGCGATTTCCCCGATCAGTTGGAAAAACAGCAAGGGTGAAGGCACGTTCACGCTGGCGCTGGATTTAACCGACCCGTTGCAGAGCACAGATAAAGCGAACGATGCCACCCTGTCGGATGAAGAAAAAATTATTCGTCAGTCGGTCAAAAAACTCGATGCCAAACTCAATGTTCCGCTTGATATGCTGGCAGAGCTAATGATACAAGCAGCACCGAAACCGGCGAACGATGAAGAGCAAAAGCAGCTCGCTGACATGGCGAAACAACAGGTTGAAATGATGGCCCAGATTGGTGAGGGTAACCAACTGAGCGTCACAAAAGACAACGCCATTACCAGTTCACTGCACTATGCCGATGGTCAAATTGATTTCAACGGCAACAAAATAGCGCTGGCTGATTTCATCGCACCGTATTTCTCCGTTCCAACGGAACAAGGTGAAGAGTCTCTGCCTGGCGCACAGGAAGAACCCGTCACACCTCCGGCGCAATAA
- a CDS encoding arsenic resistance protein, whose protein sequence is MSALKPFMEAHQAAIYFVAVIAAVAAALALPGTEQLDVVINPALALMLFVTFLQVPLTTIGKSITQVRFIGALLTANFIVIPLLVAALLPFLPADPLVKLGIILVLLAPCIDYVVTFAYLGRADAARLLAATPILLLLQMLVLPFYLTLFLGHDATGLIAFAPFIDAFIWLIAVPLALAALLQSLAARRRTMAKFADTLGYLPVPATALVLFIVVAAVIPQLRTTWASVLLAVPFYLLFALLAPLLGWFTGRAFRLDSAGGRAVAFSASTRNSLVILPLALAIPGALPLLPAVIVSQTLIELLSELIYIRVIPKLNAPEIEQRNQ, encoded by the coding sequence ATGTCCGCGTTGAAGCCCTTCATGGAAGCCCATCAGGCCGCGATCTATTTTGTTGCCGTGATCGCGGCAGTGGCAGCAGCTCTGGCGCTGCCGGGGACAGAGCAACTGGATGTCGTGATTAATCCGGCGCTGGCGCTGATGTTGTTTGTCACGTTTCTGCAAGTGCCGCTGACCACCATCGGAAAAAGCATCACTCAAGTCAGATTCATCGGCGCGTTGCTGACTGCCAACTTCATCGTGATACCCTTGCTGGTCGCGGCGCTGTTGCCCTTTCTCCCCGCCGATCCACTGGTGAAGCTGGGCATCATATTGGTGTTACTCGCACCCTGTATTGACTACGTAGTGACATTTGCATATCTGGGTCGGGCCGATGCCGCCCGCCTGTTGGCCGCAACGCCTATTTTACTGTTGCTGCAAATGCTGGTCTTGCCCTTCTACCTGACGCTATTTCTCGGCCACGACGCCACCGGACTCATCGCCTTTGCGCCCTTTATCGATGCCTTTATCTGGCTGATTGCCGTGCCTTTAGCGCTGGCCGCGCTTCTGCAATCGCTAGCGGCGCGGCGACGCACGATGGCAAAATTTGCGGATACATTAGGCTATCTTCCCGTTCCGGCTACTGCCCTGGTGCTGTTTATCGTCGTTGCTGCGGTCATTCCCCAACTGCGCACCACTTGGGCGTCGGTGTTACTCGCAGTGCCGTTTTACCTGCTCTTCGCGCTGCTGGCACCGCTGCTCGGCTGGTTCACTGGTCGTGCGTTCCGGTTGGATTCAGCTGGCGGGCGCGCCGTGGCCTTTAGCGCCAGCACGCGCAATTCTCTGGTTATTCTGCCGCTGGCGTTGGCAATTCCGGGCGCACTGCCGCTACTGCCTGCCGTGATCGTCAGCCAAACGTTAATAGAATTGCTCAGTGAACTCATTTATATCCGGGTAATCCCTAAGTTGAACGCGCCGGAAATAGAACAAAGAAACCAATAA
- the manA gene encoding mannose-6-phosphate isomerase, whose amino-acid sequence MQKMLNCVQHYAWGSKHALNELYGIDNPNDLPMAELWMGAHPKSSSAIIDEKGNTRSLRDVIAEDATAHLGATIAQRFGELPFLFKVLCAEQPLSIQVHPSKSSAEQGFAKENAASIPLDAAERNYKDANHKPELVYALTPFQAMNGFRELSEIVQLLEPVAGAHPSITAFLQQPDAKNLAMLFTNLLSMEGEQKSRALGVLKAALNSQNDEPWATIRAITQHYSDDSGLFSPLLLNVITLQPGEAMFLFAQTPHAYLKGVALEVMANSDNVLRAGLTPKYIDIPELLDNVMFEAKPANQLLTTPHRQGNELSFPIPVEDFAFSLHELSQSPQTLSQNSAAIVFCIDGDAVLQKNEQRLSLRPGESCFISASESPITVEGQGRLARVFNR is encoded by the coding sequence ATGCAAAAAATGCTCAATTGCGTCCAGCACTACGCCTGGGGCAGCAAGCACGCCTTAAATGAGCTATATGGCATTGATAACCCTAACGATTTACCGATGGCAGAACTTTGGATGGGCGCCCATCCTAAAAGCAGTTCGGCGATTATTGATGAAAAAGGCAACACCCGCAGCCTGCGAGACGTGATTGCAGAAGACGCGACCGCCCATCTTGGCGCAACGATCGCGCAACGTTTTGGCGAATTGCCCTTTTTGTTTAAGGTCTTGTGCGCGGAACAGCCGCTTTCCATTCAGGTTCACCCCAGTAAATCATCGGCAGAACAAGGCTTTGCGAAAGAGAATGCCGCGAGTATCCCGCTGGATGCGGCCGAAAGAAACTACAAAGACGCCAACCACAAACCGGAATTGGTCTACGCATTAACGCCCTTTCAAGCCATGAATGGGTTCCGAGAATTATCTGAAATTGTGCAGTTGCTGGAGCCGGTTGCCGGTGCACATCCGTCAATCACCGCGTTTTTACAACAGCCCGACGCGAAGAATCTCGCCATGCTGTTCACTAACCTGCTGAGTATGGAAGGTGAGCAAAAATCGCGCGCGCTCGGCGTCTTGAAGGCCGCGCTCAATAGCCAAAATGACGAACCTTGGGCGACCATCCGTGCGATCACACAACACTATTCCGACGACAGCGGATTGTTCTCTCCGCTGCTGCTGAACGTCATTACGCTGCAACCCGGCGAAGCCATGTTCCTGTTTGCGCAAACGCCGCATGCTTATCTGAAAGGCGTGGCATTAGAAGTCATGGCGAATTCGGATAACGTGCTGCGTGCTGGGTTAACGCCGAAATACATTGATATTCCAGAGCTATTGGATAATGTCATGTTCGAAGCCAAACCCGCAAACCAGTTGCTGACGACACCACACCGACAGGGTAATGAACTCAGCTTCCCGATTCCTGTTGAGGATTTTGCTTTTTCGCTGCACGAACTGAGCCAAAGCCCACAGACGCTCAGCCAGAACAGTGCCGCCATTGTATTTTGTATTGACGGCGATGCCGTCCTGCAAAAAAATGAGCAGCGGCTCTCGCTACGTCCGGGAGAGTCCTGCTTCATTTCAGCCAGTGAGTCACCGATAACGGTTGAGGGACAGGGGCGTCTCGCTCGCGTATTTAACCGATAA
- the fumC gene encoding class II fumarate hydratase, which translates to MSTTRSEKDSMGPIDVPAERLWGAQTQRSLEHFRISEEKMPRALIYALAQTKRAAARVNMDLTLLPADRGNAIIQAADEVLAGQHAGEFPLAIWQTGSGTQSNMNMNEVLANRASELLGGERGNNRLVHPNDDVNKSQSSNDVFPTAMHVAAVVAINEHLIPELKALHATLASKAEQFKDIVKIGRTHLQDATPLTLGQEISGWAAMLQHNLKHIENSVPHICELALGGTAVGTGLNTHPEYAVRVAAELAKLTGQPFITSPNKFEALATCDALVHGHGALKGLAASLMKIANDVRWLASGPRCGIGELSIPENEPGSSIMPGKVNPTQCEALTMLCCQVMGNDVAVNIGGASGNFELNVYRPMVIHNFLQSIRLLADGMKSFDEHCAVGIEPNHDRITQLLNESLMLVTALNTHIGYDKAAEIAKKAHKEGLTLKAAALKLNYLTETQFDEWVRPEEMVGSLKK; encoded by the coding sequence ATGAGCACGACGCGTAGTGAAAAAGACTCAATGGGACCGATTGATGTTCCTGCTGAACGGTTATGGGGCGCACAAACGCAACGATCGCTGGAACACTTCCGTATTTCTGAAGAGAAAATGCCCCGTGCGCTGATTTATGCGCTGGCACAAACCAAGCGAGCGGCAGCCCGCGTCAACATGGATCTCACGCTTCTGCCTGCCGATCGGGGAAATGCGATTATTCAGGCGGCGGACGAAGTGTTGGCAGGCCAGCATGCCGGAGAGTTCCCGTTAGCAATCTGGCAGACGGGGTCTGGCACGCAAAGCAATATGAATATGAACGAGGTGTTGGCGAACCGTGCCAGTGAACTGCTGGGGGGAGAGCGGGGCAACAATCGGCTGGTTCACCCCAATGATGATGTCAACAAAAGTCAGAGTTCTAACGACGTCTTCCCGACGGCGATGCACGTCGCAGCTGTAGTCGCGATCAACGAACACCTGATTCCTGAGTTGAAAGCGCTGCACGCCACGCTGGCGTCGAAGGCTGAGCAGTTTAAGGATATCGTCAAGATCGGTCGTACGCATTTACAGGATGCCACGCCGCTGACGCTGGGGCAGGAAATTTCAGGCTGGGCCGCAATGTTGCAGCATAACCTGAAGCATATCGAAAACAGTGTCCCGCACATTTGTGAGCTGGCGCTGGGTGGTACTGCGGTCGGTACAGGGCTAAATACGCATCCCGAATATGCGGTGCGCGTGGCAGCAGAACTGGCGAAATTGACTGGCCAGCCGTTTATAACGTCACCGAATAAGTTCGAAGCACTGGCAACCTGTGATGCGCTGGTTCACGGACACGGTGCCTTGAAAGGACTGGCGGCATCGTTGATGAAAATCGCCAATGACGTGCGCTGGCTGGCGTCTGGCCCGCGCTGTGGCATCGGTGAACTGAGTATTCCTGAAAACGAACCGGGCAGCTCCATCATGCCGGGCAAGGTCAATCCAACGCAATGTGAAGCGCTGACTATGTTGTGTTGTCAGGTAATGGGTAACGATGTCGCGGTGAACATCGGCGGTGCGTCCGGTAATTTTGAGCTGAATGTGTATCGTCCTATGGTGATTCATAACTTCCTGCAATCGATTCGCCTGCTGGCTGATGGTATGAAGAGTTTTGATGAGCACTGTGCGGTAGGGATCGAGCCAAACCACGATCGTATCACTCAACTGCTGAACGAATCTCTGATGCTGGTGACTGCGCTGAACACGCATATCGGTTATGACAAAGCGGCGGAAATTGCCAAAAAAGCGCACAAAGAAGGGCTGACCCTGAAGGCCGCTGCGCTCAAACTGAACTATCTGACGGAAACGCAGTTTGATGAGTGGGTTCGACCGGAAGAGATGGTTGGTAGCCTGAAAAAGTAA